The Oscillospiraceae bacterium genome contains a region encoding:
- the purC gene encoding phosphoribosylaminoimidazole-succinocarboxamide synthase: MEKLQQLYEGKAKKVFATSDPELVIVDYKDDATAGDGAKKGTIRGKGVVNNKLSNALMQKLEKQGVPTHFVQELSDRETLVKKVEIVPLEVIIRNVAAGSFTKRLGVPEGTVLKCTTLEFSYKNDDLHDPLINHYHALAMGLATQEEIDTISRYAFQVNELLKSILLEVGIRLIDFKLEFGRLPDGTIVLADEISPDTCRFWDAKTGAHLDKDLFRRDLGGEEDAYQEVMKRLLG, from the coding sequence ATGGAAAAATTGCAGCAGCTGTACGAGGGCAAGGCCAAAAAGGTGTTCGCCACCAGCGACCCGGAACTGGTGATCGTAGATTACAAGGACGACGCCACCGCCGGCGACGGCGCCAAGAAGGGCACCATCCGGGGCAAGGGCGTGGTGAACAACAAGCTCTCCAACGCGCTCATGCAGAAGCTGGAAAAGCAGGGCGTGCCCACCCACTTTGTGCAGGAGCTCAGCGACCGGGAGACCCTGGTGAAAAAGGTGGAGATCGTGCCGCTGGAGGTCATCATCCGCAACGTGGCCGCGGGCAGCTTTACCAAGCGCCTGGGCGTGCCCGAGGGCACCGTTCTGAAGTGCACCACCCTGGAGTTCAGCTATAAAAACGACGACCTGCACGACCCGCTGATCAACCACTACCACGCCCTGGCCATGGGCCTTGCCACCCAGGAGGAGATCGACACCATTTCGCGGTACGCCTTTCAGGTGAACGAGCTGCTGAAATCCATCCTGCTGGAGGTGGGCATCCGCCTGATCGACTTTAAGCTGGAGTTCGGCCGCCTGCCCGACGGCACCATCGTTCTGGCCGACGAGATCAGCCCGGACACCTGCCGCTTCTGGGACGCCAAGACCGGCGCCCACCTGGACAAGGACCTGTTCCGCCGGGATCTCGGCGGCGAAGAGGACGCCTACCAGGAAGTGATGAAGCGGCTGCTGGGTTGA
- a CDS encoding amidophosphoribosyltransferase, which produces MEHFDSKIHEECGVFGVYRRDPEQDVVATTYYGLYALQHRGQESCGMAVNDDGVIYKRRELGLVNEVFTKEAMETMPRGNMCIGHCRYATTGTPLRANAQPFVIRHVKGPMALAHNGNLTNAAELREEFELAGGIFHSTSDTEVIAYAITRQRLSSHSIEEAVEKTMPQLGGAYSLVVMSPRKLIAARDPHGFRPLCLGKLGGSDVIASESCAILAAGGEFVRDVEPGEIVVFDESGMRSIRTHCGQPSSMCVFEYVYIARPDSVVDGASVHRARRRAGAFLALEHPVQADVVIGVPDSGLDAALGYSQQSGIPYGIGFLKNKYIGRTFIQPNQKLRENTVRIKLNPISDTVKGKRVALVDDSIVRGTTSKQIVQLLREAGATEVHFLSSAPMFLYPCYFGVDVDSRDNLIAANHTLEEMTGMLGVDSLGFLSVEGVKKIAEGCTCGLCTGCFTGDYPAPVPKAPCKNKFEHKLSESND; this is translated from the coding sequence ATGGAGCATTTTGATTCAAAAATCCACGAGGAGTGCGGTGTGTTCGGCGTTTACCGCCGGGACCCGGAGCAGGATGTGGTGGCCACCACCTATTACGGCCTGTACGCCCTGCAGCACCGCGGCCAGGAGAGCTGCGGCATGGCGGTGAACGACGACGGCGTGATCTACAAGCGCCGCGAGCTGGGGCTGGTGAACGAGGTGTTCACCAAAGAGGCGATGGAGACCATGCCCCGGGGCAATATGTGCATCGGCCACTGCCGCTACGCCACCACCGGCACCCCGCTGCGGGCCAACGCCCAGCCTTTTGTGATCCGGCATGTGAAAGGCCCCATGGCCCTGGCCCACAACGGCAACCTGACCAACGCCGCCGAGCTGCGGGAGGAATTTGAGCTGGCGGGGGGGATCTTTCACTCCACCTCGGACACCGAGGTGATCGCCTATGCCATCACCCGGCAGCGGCTTTCGAGCCACAGCATTGAAGAGGCGGTGGAGAAGACCATGCCGCAGCTGGGGGGCGCTTACAGCCTGGTGGTCATGAGCCCCCGCAAGCTGATCGCCGCCCGCGACCCCCACGGCTTCCGGCCCTTGTGCCTGGGCAAATTGGGCGGCAGCGACGTGATCGCCAGCGAGAGCTGCGCGATCCTGGCAGCCGGGGGCGAGTTCGTGCGGGACGTGGAGCCCGGCGAGATCGTGGTGTTCGACGAGAGCGGCATGCGCAGCATCCGCACCCACTGCGGCCAGCCCAGCAGCATGTGTGTGTTCGAGTATGTTTACATCGCACGGCCGGATTCGGTGGTGGACGGCGCGTCCGTGCACCGGGCGCGCCGGCGCGCCGGCGCCTTTTTGGCGCTGGAGCACCCGGTGCAGGCCGACGTGGTGATCGGCGTGCCGGACTCCGGCCTGGACGCGGCGCTGGGCTATTCCCAGCAGAGCGGCATCCCCTACGGCATCGGCTTTTTGAAGAACAAATACATCGGCCGGACCTTTATCCAGCCCAACCAGAAGCTGCGGGAGAACACGGTGCGCATCAAGCTGAACCCCATCTCGGACACGGTGAAGGGCAAGCGGGTGGCGCTGGTGGACGACTCCATCGTGCGGGGCACCACCTCCAAGCAGATCGTGCAGCTGCTGCGGGAGGCGGGCGCCACCGAGGTGCATTTCCTCTCCTCGGCGCCCATGTTCCTGTACCCCTGCTACTTCGGCGTGGATGTGGACAGCCGCGACAACCTGATCGCCGCGAACCACACCCTGGAGGAGATGACCGGGATGCTGGGGGTGGACAGCTTGGGCTTTTTGAGCGTGGAGGGCGTGAAGAAGATCGCCGAGGGCTGCACCTGCGGCCTGTGCACCGGCTGCTTTACCGGCGATTACCCGGCCCCGGTGCCCAAGGCGCCCTGCAAGAACAAGTTTGAGCACAAGCTTTCGGAGAGCAACGACTGA
- the purM gene encoding phosphoribosylformylglycinamidine cyclo-ligase: MEKSFSASYAAAGVDITAGYRAVELMKQHVARTMTPGAIGGLGGFGGLFELDCTDMPHPVLVSGTDGVGTKLKLAFLLDKHDTVGIDCVAMCVNDVVCAGAKPLIFLDYIACGKNQPEKIAQLVAGVAEGCVQAGCALVGGETAEMPGFYPVDEYDLAGFTVGAVDKSRILDNSAMEPGDAIIALPSSGVHSNGFSLVRRVFDLEKRPEVLGQFHADLGCTLGQALLAPTKIYVKPVLAVLAELPVKGVSHITGGGFYENIPRSLKKGCCARIKKEDVRTPALFRHIQQAGEIPERDMFNTFNMGVGMTLIVAQKDAARALEILRAAGEDAYLLGQVAAGEGLELC, from the coding sequence ATGGAAAAAAGTTTTTCTGCCAGTTACGCCGCCGCCGGCGTGGACATTACCGCCGGCTACCGCGCGGTGGAGCTGATGAAGCAGCACGTGGCCCGCACCATGACCCCCGGCGCCATTGGGGGGCTGGGCGGCTTCGGCGGCCTGTTTGAGCTGGACTGCACCGACATGCCCCACCCGGTGCTGGTTTCCGGCACGGACGGCGTGGGCACCAAGCTCAAGCTGGCCTTTTTGCTGGACAAGCACGACACCGTGGGCATTGACTGCGTGGCCATGTGCGTGAACGACGTGGTGTGCGCGGGCGCAAAGCCCCTGATCTTTTTGGACTATATCGCCTGCGGCAAAAACCAGCCGGAAAAGATCGCCCAGCTGGTGGCCGGCGTGGCCGAGGGCTGCGTGCAGGCCGGATGCGCCCTGGTGGGCGGCGAAACCGCCGAAATGCCGGGCTTTTACCCGGTGGACGAGTACGACCTGGCGGGCTTTACCGTGGGCGCGGTGGACAAGAGCAGGATTCTGGACAATTCCGCCATGGAGCCGGGCGACGCCATCATCGCGCTGCCCTCGTCGGGCGTGCACTCCAACGGCTTTTCGCTGGTGCGCCGGGTGTTCGACCTGGAAAAGCGGCCCGAGGTGCTGGGCCAGTTCCACGCGGACCTGGGCTGCACGCTGGGCCAGGCGCTGCTGGCCCCCACAAAAATTTACGTCAAGCCCGTGCTGGCCGTGCTGGCCGAGCTGCCGGTAAAAGGCGTGTCGCACATCACGGGCGGCGGCTTTTACGAGAACATCCCCCGCAGCCTGAAAAAGGGCTGCTGCGCCCGGATCAAAAAAGAGGACGTGCGCACCCCCGCGCTGTTCCGCCACATCCAGCAGGCGGGCGAGATCCCCGAGCGGGACATGTTCAACACCTTTAACATGGGCGTAGGCATGACGCTGATCGTGGCGCAAAAAGACGCGGCCCGGGCCCTTGAGATTCTGCGGGCCGCGGGCGAGGACGCTTACTTATTGGGCCAGGTGGCCGCGGGCGAGGGGCTGGAGCTATGCTGA
- the PurN gene encoding phosphoribosylglycinamide formyltransferase: MLKIAVLVSGGGTNLQAILDSQARGENPHGHVALVVASKPGVYALERAEKAGVPGVVVCRKNYAGSEAFDAALLAALRGHGIDLVVLAGFLSILGPSVIAAYPERILNVHPSLIPSFCGEGMYGLRVHQAALAKGVKVTGATVHFVNEVCDGGRILAQQAVAVLPGDTPETLQKRVMEQAEWKLLPAALAQVCEEYDK, from the coding sequence ATGCTGAAGATCGCGGTGCTGGTGAGCGGCGGCGGCACCAATCTGCAGGCCATTCTGGACAGCCAGGCCCGGGGTGAAAACCCCCACGGCCATGTGGCGCTGGTGGTGGCCTCGAAGCCCGGCGTGTATGCGCTGGAGCGGGCCGAAAAAGCGGGCGTGCCGGGCGTGGTGGTGTGCCGGAAGAACTACGCCGGCAGCGAGGCCTTTGACGCGGCGCTGCTGGCGGCGCTGCGCGGGCACGGCATCGACCTGGTGGTGCTGGCGGGCTTTTTGTCGATCCTGGGGCCCAGCGTGATCGCCGCCTACCCCGAGCGGATCTTAAACGTGCACCCCAGCCTGATCCCCAGCTTCTGCGGCGAGGGGATGTACGGCCTGCGGGTGCACCAGGCGGCCCTGGCCAAGGGGGTAAAGGTGACCGGCGCCACGGTGCACTTTGTGAACGAGGTGTGCGACGGCGGCCGCATCCTTGCCCAGCAGGCGGTGGCGGTGCTGCCCGGCGACACCCCCGAGACCCTGCAAAAGCGGGTGATGGAACAGGCCGAGTGGAAGCTGCTGCCCGCCGCCCTGGCCCAGGTCTGCGAAGAATACGATAAGTAA
- a CDS encoding 5-aminoimidazole-4-carboxamide ribonucleotide transformylase, whose protein sequence is MTELELKYGCNPNQKPARIFMEQGELPVTVLNGKPGYINFLDALNSWQLVKELKEATGLPAAASFKHVSPAGAALGLPLDDTLKKMYFCEGLTLSPLACAYARARGADRMSSFGDWIALSDECDESCARVIQHEVTDGVIAPGYTPAALEILKSKRKGGYNIVQIDPAYVPAAVEHKQVFGVTFEQGRNDLRISEDMLENLVTDNKTLTPEQKRDLVLCLITLKYTQSNSVCYAQGGQVIGVGAGQQSRIHCTRLAGNKADIWQLRHHPKVLALPFRDDVSRPNRDNAIDVYISDEWEDVIGDGVWAETFTRQPEPLTAAEKKEWLAAVRGVVLGSDAFFPFGDNIERARRSGVEAIVEPGGSIRDAQVIETCNKYGIAMAFCGLRLFHH, encoded by the coding sequence ATGACCGAACTGGAACTGAAATACGGCTGCAACCCAAACCAGAAGCCCGCCCGCATTTTTATGGAACAGGGCGAGCTGCCGGTGACCGTGCTGAACGGCAAGCCCGGCTACATCAATTTTTTGGACGCGCTGAACTCCTGGCAGCTGGTGAAGGAGCTGAAGGAGGCCACCGGCCTGCCCGCCGCGGCGTCCTTTAAGCATGTGTCCCCCGCGGGCGCGGCCCTGGGCCTGCCGCTGGACGATACCCTGAAAAAGATGTATTTCTGCGAGGGGCTGACCCTGAGCCCCCTGGCCTGCGCCTATGCCCGCGCCCGCGGCGCGGACCGTATGTCCAGCTTCGGCGACTGGATCGCCCTTTCGGACGAATGCGACGAGAGCTGCGCAAGGGTGATCCAGCACGAGGTGACGGACGGGGTGATCGCCCCGGGTTACACCCCGGCGGCGCTGGAAATCTTAAAGTCCAAGCGCAAGGGCGGCTACAACATCGTGCAGATCGACCCCGCCTATGTGCCTGCGGCCGTGGAGCACAAGCAGGTGTTCGGCGTGACCTTTGAGCAGGGCCGCAACGACCTGAGGATCAGCGAGGACATGCTGGAAAACCTGGTCACCGACAACAAGACCCTGACCCCGGAGCAAAAGCGGGATCTGGTGCTGTGCCTGATCACCCTGAAATACACCCAGTCCAACTCGGTCTGCTATGCCCAGGGCGGGCAGGTGATCGGGGTGGGCGCGGGCCAGCAGAGCCGCATCCACTGCACCCGGCTGGCGGGCAACAAGGCCGACATCTGGCAGCTGCGCCACCACCCCAAGGTGCTGGCCCTGCCCTTCCGCGACGACGTGAGCCGCCCCAACCGCGACAACGCCATTGACGTGTATATCAGCGACGAGTGGGAGGACGTGATCGGCGACGGGGTGTGGGCCGAGACCTTTACCCGGCAGCCCGAGCCCCTGACCGCCGCCGAGAAAAAAGAATGGCTGGCGGCCGTGCGCGGCGTGGTTTTGGGCAGCGACGCCTTCTTCCCCTTCGGCGACAACATCGAGCGCGCCCGCCGCAGCGGCGTGGAGGCCATTGTGGAGCCGGGCGGTTCCATCCGGGACGCGCAGGTGATCGAGACCTGCAACAAATACGGCATCGCCATGGCCTTTTGCGGCCTGCGGCTGTTCCACCATTAA
- the purD gene encoding phosphoribosylamine--glycine ligase has product MKLLVVGGGGREHAIIKKLKESPLCTEIWAAPGNGGIACDARCREIPATDIEAQAAFAKEEGFDYVVVAPDDPLALGLVDKLAAAGIPAFGPSAAAARIEASKVFSKDLMKKYGIPTAGYEVFTDPGEALAHIREKGVYPVVIKADGLALGKGVLICQSEAEAAEGLKEIMQDKKFGASGDRVVVEEFLTGPEVSVLAFSDGVTLKPMVSSMDHKRALDGDEGLNTGGMGTVAPNPYYTEEIAKVCMDTIFLPTLRAMQAEGCPFKGCLYFGLMLTPAGPKVIEYNCRFGDPETQVVLPLLEGDLLEIMLACTNGTLASTPVAASGQSAACVVLASGGYPEHYEKGKPITGLENGQLPGGGAVVYHAGTAQKGGQLVTAGGRVLGVTATAPTLEQAIEKAYAASGQIGFEGLHRRADIGRRALAALN; this is encoded by the coding sequence ATGAAACTACTTGTTGTGGGCGGCGGCGGCCGCGAACACGCCATCATCAAAAAGCTGAAAGAGAGCCCGCTGTGCACCGAGATCTGGGCGGCGCCGGGCAACGGGGGCATTGCCTGCGACGCCCGGTGCAGGGAGATCCCCGCCACCGATATTGAGGCCCAAGCCGCTTTTGCAAAAGAGGAGGGCTTTGATTACGTGGTGGTGGCCCCGGACGACCCCCTGGCCCTGGGCCTGGTGGATAAGCTGGCCGCGGCGGGCATTCCCGCCTTTGGGCCCAGCGCGGCGGCGGCCCGCATTGAGGCCAGCAAGGTGTTCAGCAAGGACCTGATGAAAAAGTACGGCATCCCCACCGCCGGGTATGAGGTGTTCACCGACCCTGGGGAGGCCCTGGCGCACATCCGGGAAAAGGGCGTTTACCCTGTGGTGATCAAGGCGGACGGGCTGGCCCTGGGCAAGGGCGTGCTGATCTGCCAGAGCGAGGCCGAGGCCGCCGAAGGCCTGAAGGAGATCATGCAGGACAAAAAGTTCGGCGCTTCGGGCGACCGGGTGGTGGTGGAGGAGTTTTTGACCGGCCCCGAGGTCAGCGTGCTTGCCTTTTCGGACGGTGTGACCTTGAAGCCCATGGTTTCCAGCATGGACCACAAGCGCGCGCTGGACGGGGACGAGGGCCTGAACACCGGCGGCATGGGCACCGTGGCGCCGAACCCCTATTACACCGAAGAAATTGCAAAGGTGTGCATGGACACCATTTTTCTGCCCACCCTGCGGGCCATGCAGGCCGAGGGCTGCCCCTTTAAGGGCTGCCTCTATTTTGGGCTGATGCTCACCCCCGCCGGCCCCAAGGTGATCGAGTACAACTGCCGCTTCGGCGACCCGGAGACCCAGGTGGTGCTGCCCCTGCTGGAGGGCGATCTGCTGGAGATCATGCTGGCCTGCACAAACGGCACCCTGGCCAGCACCCCGGTCGCCGCCAGCGGCCAAAGCGCGGCCTGCGTGGTGCTGGCCAGCGGCGGTTACCCGGAGCATTATGAAAAGGGCAAGCCCATCACCGGCCTGGAAAACGGGCAGCTGCCCGGCGGCGGGGCCGTGGTATACCATGCGGGCACCGCCCAAAAGGGCGGGCAGCTGGTGACGGCGGGCGGCCGTGTGCTGGGCGTAACGGCCACCGCGCCCACCCTGGAACAGGCGATTGAAAAAGCCTACGCCGCCAGCGGGCAGATCGGCTTTGAGGGCCTGCACCGCCGCGCGGACATTGGCCGGCGGGCGCTGGCCGCGCTGAACTGA
- the purL gene encoding phosphoribosylformylglycinamidine synthase, producing the protein MVYRVYVEKKPGFDGEAQGLLNELKSLLGVKSLSGLRLLNRYDVEGIGEELFRQCVPTVFSEPPVDQVYDHLPAADATFAVEYLPGQFDQRAASASECIQLISQGERPQVRTARVYLLGGALSEGELARIKKYVINPVEAREAALSRRDTLKVEYPAPAPVEVLEGFLELDQEGLARFIAERGLAMDEADIAFCQEYFRSEGRAPTITEIKMIDTYWSDHCRHTTFGTILDEVEIRDEQVKKAFDSYLAMRKAVYAGRKKNLCLMDLGTIGAKYLKSIGRLKNLDESDEINACTVKIKCEVDGEEQDWLYLFKNETHNHPTEIEPFGGAATCIGGAIRDPLSGRSYVYQAMRVTGAADPLAPVSETLPGKLPQRKLVTTAAAGYSSYGNQIGLATGQVDELYHPGYAAKRMEIGAVVGAAPAANVRREVPAAGDIVVLLGGATGRDGCGGATGSSKAHKLESLESCGAEVQKGNAPVERKLQRLFRRPEATRLIKRCNDFGAGGVSVAIGELADGLAIDLDRVPKKYDGLDGTELAISESQERMAVVLAPGDVEEFTALAHEENLEATTVAMVTEAPRLTMSWRGETIVDVSRDFLNSNGAEKHANVLVYDCLPYEPQWKGESWGEKLHSLVSDLNVCSKKGLSERFDSTIGAATVLMPFGGKYQLTPAQAMAAKLPVPGETTTCSGMAWGYNPYLMEKKQYSGAYLAVVESVCKLVASGFRYEDAYLTFQEYFQRLGSDPERWGQPFAALLGALKAQVDLGVAAIGGKDSMSGSFESMDVPPTLVSFATAIGSTKNVVSPEFKTAGDRVVWLAPGYNDLRPAHKSLKAILAQVEALTAAGKVKAAWTPGYGCAAEGLFKMCLGNRLGFALAAGVDPEALFRPAYGSFMLELAEGAEAEGALELGTVTEEYTFRLAGETVDLAGLQEAYEAKLEPVFPYRGAGEAVEPVTYRAEKRAAPAVGAARPRVVIPVFPGTNCEYDTARAFRRAGAEPQVLVVNNLTPAAVAESCEALVKAIRTSQIVMLPGGFSGGDEPDGSAKFITAFFRAPAVAEAVAELLQKRDGLMLGICNGFQALIKLGLVPYGEIRPLTADCPTLTFNTLGRHQSMLVRTRVASNKSPWLSRCEPGQVHTVAISHGEGRFAASPQALAQLRENGQIATQYVDLAGAPSMDLSANPNGSVWAIEGITSPDGRVLGKMGHSERSGDALYKNVPGDKYQPLFEGGVDYFKI; encoded by the coding sequence ATGGTATACCGCGTTTATGTTGAAAAGAAACCCGGCTTTGACGGCGAGGCCCAGGGCCTTTTGAACGAGCTGAAAAGCCTGCTGGGCGTAAAAAGCCTTTCTGGCCTGCGCCTTTTGAACCGCTATGACGTGGAGGGCATTGGGGAGGAGCTGTTCCGCCAGTGCGTGCCCACCGTGTTCAGCGAGCCCCCGGTGGACCAGGTGTACGACCACCTGCCCGCAGCGGACGCGACCTTTGCGGTGGAGTACCTGCCCGGCCAGTTTGACCAGCGGGCGGCCTCGGCCAGCGAGTGCATCCAGCTGATCAGCCAGGGCGAGCGGCCCCAGGTGCGCACGGCCCGGGTGTACCTGCTGGGCGGCGCTTTGAGCGAGGGGGAGCTGGCCCGCATTAAAAAATATGTGATTAACCCGGTGGAGGCCCGCGAGGCCGCCCTTTCCCGCAGGGACACCCTGAAGGTGGAGTACCCCGCGCCCGCGCCCGTGGAGGTGCTGGAGGGCTTTTTGGAGCTGGATCAGGAGGGCCTGGCCCGCTTTATAGCCGAGCGCGGCCTTGCCATGGACGAGGCGGACATCGCCTTCTGCCAGGAGTATTTCCGCAGCGAGGGGCGCGCGCCCACCATCACCGAGATCAAGATGATCGACACCTATTGGTCCGACCACTGCCGCCACACCACCTTCGGCACCATTCTGGACGAGGTGGAGATCCGGGACGAGCAGGTGAAAAAAGCCTTTGATTCGTACCTGGCCATGCGCAAGGCGGTGTATGCGGGCCGCAAAAAGAACCTGTGCCTGATGGACCTGGGCACCATCGGGGCCAAGTACCTGAAAAGCATCGGCAGGCTGAAAAACCTGGACGAGTCGGACGAGATCAACGCCTGCACCGTGAAAATCAAGTGCGAGGTGGACGGCGAGGAGCAGGACTGGCTGTACCTGTTCAAAAACGAAACCCACAACCACCCCACCGAGATCGAGCCCTTCGGCGGCGCGGCCACCTGCATCGGCGGGGCCATCCGGGACCCGCTGTCCGGCCGAAGCTATGTGTACCAGGCCATGCGTGTGACCGGCGCGGCCGACCCGCTGGCACCGGTGAGCGAGACCCTGCCCGGCAAGCTGCCCCAGCGCAAGCTGGTCACCACCGCGGCGGCGGGCTATTCCAGCTACGGCAACCAGATCGGCCTGGCCACCGGCCAGGTGGACGAGCTTTATCACCCGGGCTACGCGGCCAAGCGCATGGAGATCGGCGCGGTGGTGGGCGCGGCCCCGGCGGCCAACGTGCGCCGCGAGGTGCCCGCCGCCGGCGACATTGTGGTGCTGCTGGGCGGGGCCACCGGCCGCGACGGCTGCGGCGGGGCCACCGGGTCTTCCAAGGCGCATAAGCTGGAGAGTTTGGAGAGCTGCGGCGCCGAGGTGCAGAAGGGCAACGCGCCGGTGGAGCGCAAGCTCCAGCGCCTGTTTCGCCGGCCCGAGGCCACCCGCCTGATCAAGCGCTGCAACGATTTCGGCGCGGGCGGCGTGAGCGTGGCCATCGGCGAGCTGGCCGACGGGCTTGCTATCGACCTGGACCGGGTGCCTAAAAAGTACGACGGGCTGGACGGCACCGAGCTTGCCATCAGCGAGAGCCAGGAGCGCATGGCTGTGGTGCTGGCGCCCGGCGACGTGGAGGAATTCACCGCCCTGGCCCACGAGGAGAACCTGGAGGCCACCACCGTGGCCATGGTCACCGAGGCGCCCCGCCTGACCATGAGCTGGCGCGGCGAGACCATCGTGGACGTGAGCCGCGACTTTTTGAATTCCAACGGCGCGGAAAAGCACGCAAACGTGCTGGTGTACGACTGCCTGCCCTATGAACCCCAGTGGAAGGGCGAGAGCTGGGGCGAAAAGCTGCACAGCCTTGTGAGCGACCTGAACGTGTGCAGCAAGAAGGGGCTTTCCGAGCGGTTCGATTCCACCATCGGCGCGGCCACCGTGCTGATGCCCTTCGGCGGCAAATACCAGCTCACCCCGGCGCAGGCCATGGCGGCCAAGCTGCCGGTGCCGGGCGAGACCACCACCTGCAGCGGCATGGCGTGGGGCTATAACCCCTACCTGATGGAGAAAAAGCAGTACAGCGGCGCGTACCTGGCCGTGGTGGAGAGCGTGTGCAAGCTGGTGGCCAGCGGCTTCCGGTACGAGGACGCCTACCTGACCTTCCAGGAATACTTCCAGCGTTTGGGGAGCGACCCCGAGCGCTGGGGCCAGCCCTTTGCGGCGCTGCTGGGCGCGCTGAAAGCCCAGGTGGATCTGGGGGTGGCAGCCATCGGCGGCAAGGACTCTATGTCCGGCAGCTTTGAGAGCATGGACGTGCCCCCCACCCTGGTGAGCTTTGCCACCGCCATCGGCAGCACCAAAAACGTGGTCAGCCCCGAGTTCAAAACGGCGGGCGACCGGGTGGTGTGGCTGGCGCCGGGCTACAACGACCTGCGCCCGGCCCACAAAAGCCTGAAGGCCATTCTGGCCCAGGTGGAGGCACTGACCGCCGCGGGCAAGGTGAAAGCCGCCTGGACCCCGGGCTACGGCTGCGCCGCCGAGGGCCTGTTCAAGATGTGCCTGGGCAACCGGCTGGGCTTTGCGCTGGCCGCAGGCGTTGACCCCGAAGCCCTGTTCCGCCCCGCTTACGGCAGCTTTATGCTGGAGCTGGCGGAGGGCGCCGAGGCCGAGGGCGCTTTGGAGCTGGGTACCGTGACCGAAGAGTATACCTTCCGCCTGGCGGGCGAGACCGTGGACCTGGCCGGCCTGCAGGAGGCCTATGAGGCAAAGCTGGAGCCGGTGTTCCCCTACCGGGGGGCGGGCGAGGCCGTGGAACCCGTGACCTACAGGGCTGAAAAGCGGGCCGCCCCGGCGGTGGGCGCGGCCCGGCCCAGGGTGGTCATTCCCGTGTTCCCCGGCACCAACTGCGAATACGATACCGCCCGCGCCTTCCGGCGCGCCGGCGCCGAGCCGCAGGTGCTGGTGGTGAACAACCTCACCCCCGCCGCCGTGGCCGAGAGCTGCGAGGCGCTGGTGAAGGCGATCCGCACCAGCCAGATTGTGATGCTGCCGGGCGGCTTTTCCGGCGGCGACGAGCCGGACGGCAGCGCCAAATTCATCACCGCCTTTTTCCGCGCCCCGGCGGTGGCCGAGGCGGTGGCTGAGCTGCTGCAAAAACGGGACGGGCTAATGCTGGGCATCTGCAACGGGTTCCAGGCGCTGATCAAGCTGGGCCTTGTGCCCTACGGCGAGATCCGCCCCCTGACCGCCGACTGCCCCACCCTGACCTTCAACACCCTGGGCCGCCACCAGAGCATGCTGGTGCGCACCCGCGTGGCCTCCAACAAGAGCCCGTGGCTTTCGCGCTGCGAGCCGGGCCAGGTGCACACCGTGGCCATCAGCCACGGCGAGGGCCGCTTTGCGGCCAGCCCCCAGGCGCTGGCCCAGCTGCGGGAGAACGGCCAGATCGCCACCCAATATGTGGACCTTGCCGGCGCGCCCAGCATGGATCTTTCGGCAAACCCCAACGGCAGCGTGTGGGCCATTGAGGGCATCACCAGCCCGGACGGCCGGGTGCTGGGCAAGATGGGCCACTCGGAGCGCAGCGGCGACGCGCTGTATAAAAACGTGCCCGGCGACAAGTACCAGCCCCTGTTCGAGGGCGGCGTGGATTACTTTAAAATTTAA